One segment of Fusobacterium sp. DNA contains the following:
- the porA gene encoding pyruvate ferredoxin oxidoreductase yields the protein MSIRERMSGNEAIAIAMRQINPDVVPAFPITPSTEIPQYFSQYVADGSVDSEFIPVESEHSAMSAAMGSQAAGARTMTATSSCGLALMWEMLYVVSSARLPVTLACVNRALTGPININADHSDSMGARDTGWIQLYSETNQEAYDNMLQANRIGEHPDVQLPVMVCQDGFITSHAVENIELLEDDKAKAFVGEYKPEDYLLNAKRPTAVGPYDIVSYYMEHKVNQAHAMMNAKKVILEVAAEYEKLTGRKYGLFEEYKLDDAEVAIVVINSTAGTAKAAIDEMRKEGKKVGLLKIRVFRPFPMKEIAQALKNIKMVAVMDKCEGFSAAGGPVFAEVRSALYDCTPRPKMINYVYGLGGRDITVNHIKEIFNTLLAEKDQEVKDTYRHFGVRG from the coding sequence ATGAGTATAAGAGAAAGAATGTCAGGAAATGAAGCTATTGCAATAGCAATGAGACAAATAAATCCAGATGTAGTACCTGCTTTTCCAATCACTCCATCGACAGAAATACCACAATATTTCTCTCAATATGTTGCTGATGGGTCAGTAGACAGTGAATTTATTCCAGTGGAATCAGAGCACAGCGCTATGTCAGCTGCAATGGGATCACAGGCAGCAGGAGCAAGAACTATGACAGCTACTTCTTCATGTGGACTTGCATTGATGTGGGAAATGCTTTATGTTGTATCTTCTGCAAGACTTCCTGTAACTTTAGCATGTGTCAACAGAGCTCTTACTGGACCTATTAATATCAATGCAGATCATAGTGATTCTATGGGCGCAAGAGATACTGGCTGGATTCAGTTATACAGTGAAACAAATCAGGAAGCTTATGACAATATGCTTCAAGCTAACAGAATAGGAGAACATCCAGATGTTCAGCTTCCTGTAATGGTATGTCAAGATGGATTCATAACAAGTCATGCTGTTGAAAATATAGAATTATTAGAAGATGATAAAGCTAAAGCTTTTGTTGGAGAATATAAACCAGAAGATTATCTTTTAAATGCTAAAAGACCTACAGCAGTAGGACCTTATGATATAGTTTCTTACTATATGGAACATAAAGTAAATCAAGCTCATGCTATGATGAATGCCAAGAAGGTTATTCTTGAAGTAGCAGCAGAATATGAAAAACTTACAGGTAGAAAATATGGTTTATTTGAAGAATATAAACTGGATGATGCTGAAGTTGCAATAGTAGTTATCAACTCAACTGCTGGAACAGCTAAAGCAGCAATAGATGAAATGAGAAAAGAAGGTAAAAAAGTAGGACTTTTAAAAATCAGAGTATTCAGACCATTTCCTATGAAAGAAATAGCACAGGCGCTGAAAAATATAAAAATGGTAGCAGTAATGGATAAATGTGAAGGATTCTCGGCAGCTGGAGGACCTGTATTTGCTGAGGTAAGATCTGCACTTTATGACTGCACTCCAAGACCAAAAATGATCAACTATGTATATGGACTTGGTGGAAGAGATATTACTGTTAATCATATAAAAGAGATCTTTAATACTCTGCTGGCTGAAAAAGATCAGGAAGTTAAAGACACATATAGACATTTTGGTGTAAGAGGGTAG
- a CDS encoding 4Fe-4S binding protein, with translation MKNKAGVLITEDISWKDITPGGVVYEAGSAQHFRTGDWRSMKPVLLRDKCIDCLLCVPCCPDSAIPVKDGKRLEFDMDHCKGCGICVKACPFKAIELIKE, from the coding sequence ATGAAAAATAAAGCTGGTGTACTAATTACTGAAGATATTAGCTGGAAAGATATAACTCCTGGTGGAGTAGTTTATGAGGCTGGAAGTGCTCAGCACTTTAGAACTGGAGATTGGAGATCTATGAAACCAGTACTTTTGAGAGATAAATGTATTGACTGTCTTTTATGTGTTCCTTGCTGCCCAGATTCAGCTATACCTGTAAAGGATGGAAAAAGATTAGAGTTTGATATGGATCATTGCAAAGGATGTGGAATCTGTGTAAAAGCATGTCCATTTAAAGCAATAGAATTGATAAAAGAGTAG